Proteins encoded in a region of the Helicobacter sp. 11S03491-1 genome:
- a CDS encoding YdcH family protein has product MFHEYREEISQLKAKNAHFEKIFDEHNELDQKITNAENGLNPISEIEIDKMKKLKLKLKDEVYAMIMDYRKNPDVR; this is encoded by the coding sequence ATGTTTCATGAATACCGAGAAGAAATCTCTCAATTAAAAGCTAAAAATGCACATTTTGAAAAAATTTTTGATGAGCACAATGAATTAGATCAAAAAATCACTAATGCTGAAAACGGTCTCAACCCAATCTCAGAAATTGAAATTGACAAAATGAAAAAACTCAAACTCAAACTCAAAGATGAAGTTTATGCAATGATTATGGATTATCGAAAAAATCCTGATGTTAGATAA